The genomic window CGGCGTGATGCGCTCGTCCCGCTCCGCCACCTCGATAGACCGGACGCTGCGCAGGAGCCGTTCGGCGAGCATCTCGGCGTCGGCGCGCTTCGTGTTGCGAAGCACCACGGCGAACTCCTCGCCGCCGTAGCGCGCCACCAGATCGTCGCGACGCGGGAAGGTGCGGAAGATGGCGTCGGCCACGGCGCGCAGCACCACGTCGCCCACGGGATGGCCGAAGGCGTCGTTCACCTTCTTGAAGTGGTCGACGTCGATCATGAGCAAGCTCGCCGGCGTGCCGAGCATCGCGAGCCCCGCGGTCCGCTCGGCGAAGCGATCGAAACACGCGCGATTGAAGAGGCGCGTGAGCGCGTCCATCTCGCCTTCCTTCTTGGCCTCCTCGAGCTCTCGGCCCAAGTGCCGAACCTGCGTCGCCAGCTCCGCCATGCGCGCCTTGTGCTCTTCGGCGCGCGCCACGAGGAGCGACGTGAGGCCTACCACGGTGCCTTGCGCTTCGGTGCGAAGGACGTCGTGATCGCCGCTCTCGACGGCGACGCGGAGGCGCTCGAGGCGCTCCTTCATCTGCGCGTCGGTGCGACCGTCGGCGAACGCGGCCTTCGAGAGGATCGTCACGAAGGACCAGACGGCGCCGCGGAGATCGCCGATGGCCTTGCCGAAGCGCTCGACCTCACCCTTGCGCTGCATGCGGAACGCGC from Myxococcales bacterium includes these protein-coding regions:
- a CDS encoding GGDEF domain-containing protein, translated to MGSCAVLRQGVDGVTVLAVAAILGLGLSVDLRAASPARDAHGTALMFFRKSSAAMKATVVEPAPAAESPAQGDSLDALGDLLRVFGEQNLETEDDAKKQVAELFARWSVHVLVGKPMTEGAQPGKDYRGAVRAFRMQRKGEVERFGKAIGDLRGAVWSFVTILSKAAFADGRTDAQMKERLERLRVAVESGDHDVLRTEAQGTVVGLTSLLVARAEEHKARMAELATQVRHLGRELEEAKKEGEMDALTRLFNRACFDRFAERTAGLAMLGTPASLLMIDVDHFKKVNDAFGHPVGDVVLRAVADAIFRTFPRRDDLVARYGGEEFAVVLRNTKRADAEMLAERLLRSVRSIEVAERDERITPTVSIGVAELDASEGCESWLRRADAALYRAKQAGRNRSVVAA